From Oryza brachyantha chromosome 9, ObraRS2, whole genome shotgun sequence, a single genomic window includes:
- the LOC102713665 gene encoding probable xyloglucan glycosyltransferase 2 isoform X2, with product MAPPGGMGVACLWGKDGRRGTPVVVTMENPNYSVVEIDGPEAEEELRAAAVAMEKGERGRTARQFTWVLLLRAHRAAGCLASLAAAAWALPGAIRRRFRRSSSSAAAAADERGHGRGWLLYTFIKGFLALSLLALAVELAAHWNGWRFQGLELHVPEVVEIEGWAHSAYISWMSFRADYIRRPIEFLSKACIFLFVVQSMDRLILCLGCFWIKLRKIKPRIEGDPFREGSGYRHPMVLVQIPMCNEKEVYEQSISAACRLDWPREKFLIQVLDDSSDESIQLLIKAEVSKWSHQGVNIVYRHRVLRTGYKAGNLMSAMSCDYVKDYEFVAIFDADFQPSPDFLKKTIPHFEGNPELGLVQARWSFVNKDENLLTRLQNINLCFHFEVEQQVNGVFLNFFGFNGTAGVWRIQALEESGGWLERTTVEDMDIAVRAHLNGWKFIFLNDVKVLCELPESYEAYRKQQHRWHSGPMHLFRLCLPDIITAKISSWKKANLILLFFLLRKLILPFYSFTLFCVILPLTMFVPEAELPVWVICYVPVCMSFLNILPSPRSFPFIVPYLLFENTMSVTKFNAMVSGLFKLGSSYEWIVTKKSGRSSESDLLTAVEKDTKGITLPRLQKQISESELIELKMQNERQEKAPLSTKKGNKGVSFLFVGLDLIGEQID from the exons ATGGCGCCGCCGGGGGGAATGGGGGTGGCGTGCCTGTGGGGGAAAGACGGGCGGAGGGGCAcgccggtggtggtgacgATGGAGAATCCCAACTACTCGGTGGTGGAGATCGACGGGcccgaggcggaggaggagctgcgggCGGCCGCCGTGGCCATGGAAAAGGGCGAGCGGGGGAGGACCGCCAGGCAGTTCACCTGGGTGCTGCTCCTCCGGGcgcaccgcgccgccgggTGCCTCGCCtcgcttgccgccgccgcgtgggcGCTGCCGGGCGCCATCCGGCGGCGCTTCaggcgctcctcctcctccgccgccgccgcggccgatgAACGCGGCCACGGCCGGGGCTGGCTGCTGTACACGTTCATCAAGGGGTTCTTGGCGCTCTCCTTGCTCGCCCTCGCCGTGGAGCTCGCCGCCCACTGGAACGGGTGGCGCTTCCAGGGGCTGGAGCTGCATGTgccggaggtggtggagaTTGAGGGATGGGCGCACTCGGCGTACATCTCGTGGATGTCATTCCGAGCCGACTACATCAGGAGGCCGATCGAGTTCCTGTCAAAAGCTTGCATTTTTCTCTTTGTCGTCCAATCCATGGACCGGCTCATCCTTTGCTTGGGGTGCTTCTGGATCAAGCTCAGGAAGATCAAGCCAAGGATTGAAGGGGACCCATTCAGAGAAGGATCAGGGTATCGGCACCCGATGGTGCTCGTCCAGATTCCTATGTGCAACGAAAAGGAG GTCTATGAGCAGTCGATTTCGGCAGCCTGCCGGTTAGATTGGCCTAGGGAGAAGTTTCTGATTCAGGTGCTCGACGATTCCAGCGACGAGAGCATTCAGCTACTGATCAAGGCAGAAGTTTCCAAGTGGAGCCATCAGGGTGTGAACATTGTGTATCGGCATCGTGTTCTGAGAACCGGTTATAAAGCCGGGAACCTCATGTCTGCAATGAGCTGTGACTATGTCAAAGATTATGAATTTGTCGCCATTTTTGACGCGGACTTCCAGCCAAGCCCTGATTTTCTCAAGAAAACGATACCACATTTTGAG GGGAATCCTGAGCTTGGATTGGTTCAAGCACGATGGAGCTTTGTGAACAAGGATGAGAACCTCTTGACCCGTCTTCAGAATATCAACCTATGCTTCCACTTTGAAGTAGAGCAACAAGTCAATGGTGTTTTCTTGAACTTCTTTGGTTTCAATGGAACTGCTGGAGTCTGGAGGATCCAAGCTCTGGAGGAATCCGGGGGTTGGCTTGAGAGGACGACGGTGGAGGATATGGATATTGCTGTCCGAGCGCATCTGAATGGATGGAAATTTATCTTCCTCAATGATGTGAAG GTCCTGTGTGAACTACCAGAATCCTATGAGGCATATCGAAAACAGCAACACCGGTGGCATTCTGGTCCAATGCACCTTTTTCGACTGTGCCTTCCGGACATAATTACTGCAAAG ATCTCCTCATGGAAGAAGGCGAACTTAATACtattgttctttcttttgaGGAAATTGATTCTTCCTTTTTATTCATTCACATTGTTTTGTGTCATTCTTCCGCTGACCATGTTTGTTCCTGAGGCTGAGCTGCCTGTTTGGGTCATCTGTTATGTGCCAGTTTGCATGTCCTTCCTCAACATTCTGCCATCACCGAGATCATTTCCTTTCATTGTGCCATACCTCCTTTTTGAGAATACCATGTCGGTGACAAAATTCAACGCAATGGTGTCTGGATTATTTAAACTTGGAAGCTCCTACGAATGGATTGTCACTAAGAAGTCTGGTCGATCATCAGAATCGGATCTCTTGACAGCAGTGGAGAAAGATACAAAGGGTATTACCCTTCCACGGCTGCAGAAGCAAATATCTGAAAGTGAATTGATTGAGCTCAAAATGCAGAATGAACGCCAAGAAAAGGCACCACTTAGTACAAAAAAGGGTAACAAG GGGGTATCATTCCTTTTTGTTGGGCTCGATCTGATTGGAGAACAGATAGATTGA
- the LOC102713665 gene encoding probable xyloglucan glycosyltransferase 2 isoform X1 produces the protein MAPPGGMGVACLWGKDGRRGTPVVVTMENPNYSVVEIDGPEAEEELRAAAVAMEKGERGRTARQFTWVLLLRAHRAAGCLASLAAAAWALPGAIRRRFRRSSSSAAAAADERGHGRGWLLYTFIKGFLALSLLALAVELAAHWNGWRFQGLELHVPEVVEIEGWAHSAYISWMSFRADYIRRPIEFLSKACIFLFVVQSMDRLILCLGCFWIKLRKIKPRIEGDPFREGSGYRHPMVLVQIPMCNEKEVYEQSISAACRLDWPREKFLIQVLDDSSDESIQLLIKAEVSKWSHQGVNIVYRHRVLRTGYKAGNLMSAMSCDYVKDYEFVAIFDADFQPSPDFLKKTIPHFEGNPELGLVQARWSFVNKDENLLTRLQNINLCFHFEVEQQVNGVFLNFFGFNGTAGVWRIQALEESGGWLERTTVEDMDIAVRAHLNGWKFIFLNDVKVLCELPESYEAYRKQQHRWHSGPMHLFRLCLPDIITAKISSWKKANLILLFFLLRKLILPFYSFTLFCVILPLTMFVPEAELPVWVICYVPVCMSFLNILPSPRSFPFIVPYLLFENTMSVTKFNAMVSGLFKLGSSYEWIVTKKSGRSSESDLLTAVEKDTKGITLPRLQKQISESELIELKMQNERQEKAPLSTKKGNKVYKKELTLSLLLLTAATRSLLSAQGIHFYFLLFQGVSFLFVGLDLIGEQID, from the exons ATGGCGCCGCCGGGGGGAATGGGGGTGGCGTGCCTGTGGGGGAAAGACGGGCGGAGGGGCAcgccggtggtggtgacgATGGAGAATCCCAACTACTCGGTGGTGGAGATCGACGGGcccgaggcggaggaggagctgcgggCGGCCGCCGTGGCCATGGAAAAGGGCGAGCGGGGGAGGACCGCCAGGCAGTTCACCTGGGTGCTGCTCCTCCGGGcgcaccgcgccgccgggTGCCTCGCCtcgcttgccgccgccgcgtgggcGCTGCCGGGCGCCATCCGGCGGCGCTTCaggcgctcctcctcctccgccgccgccgcggccgatgAACGCGGCCACGGCCGGGGCTGGCTGCTGTACACGTTCATCAAGGGGTTCTTGGCGCTCTCCTTGCTCGCCCTCGCCGTGGAGCTCGCCGCCCACTGGAACGGGTGGCGCTTCCAGGGGCTGGAGCTGCATGTgccggaggtggtggagaTTGAGGGATGGGCGCACTCGGCGTACATCTCGTGGATGTCATTCCGAGCCGACTACATCAGGAGGCCGATCGAGTTCCTGTCAAAAGCTTGCATTTTTCTCTTTGTCGTCCAATCCATGGACCGGCTCATCCTTTGCTTGGGGTGCTTCTGGATCAAGCTCAGGAAGATCAAGCCAAGGATTGAAGGGGACCCATTCAGAGAAGGATCAGGGTATCGGCACCCGATGGTGCTCGTCCAGATTCCTATGTGCAACGAAAAGGAG GTCTATGAGCAGTCGATTTCGGCAGCCTGCCGGTTAGATTGGCCTAGGGAGAAGTTTCTGATTCAGGTGCTCGACGATTCCAGCGACGAGAGCATTCAGCTACTGATCAAGGCAGAAGTTTCCAAGTGGAGCCATCAGGGTGTGAACATTGTGTATCGGCATCGTGTTCTGAGAACCGGTTATAAAGCCGGGAACCTCATGTCTGCAATGAGCTGTGACTATGTCAAAGATTATGAATTTGTCGCCATTTTTGACGCGGACTTCCAGCCAAGCCCTGATTTTCTCAAGAAAACGATACCACATTTTGAG GGGAATCCTGAGCTTGGATTGGTTCAAGCACGATGGAGCTTTGTGAACAAGGATGAGAACCTCTTGACCCGTCTTCAGAATATCAACCTATGCTTCCACTTTGAAGTAGAGCAACAAGTCAATGGTGTTTTCTTGAACTTCTTTGGTTTCAATGGAACTGCTGGAGTCTGGAGGATCCAAGCTCTGGAGGAATCCGGGGGTTGGCTTGAGAGGACGACGGTGGAGGATATGGATATTGCTGTCCGAGCGCATCTGAATGGATGGAAATTTATCTTCCTCAATGATGTGAAG GTCCTGTGTGAACTACCAGAATCCTATGAGGCATATCGAAAACAGCAACACCGGTGGCATTCTGGTCCAATGCACCTTTTTCGACTGTGCCTTCCGGACATAATTACTGCAAAG ATCTCCTCATGGAAGAAGGCGAACTTAATACtattgttctttcttttgaGGAAATTGATTCTTCCTTTTTATTCATTCACATTGTTTTGTGTCATTCTTCCGCTGACCATGTTTGTTCCTGAGGCTGAGCTGCCTGTTTGGGTCATCTGTTATGTGCCAGTTTGCATGTCCTTCCTCAACATTCTGCCATCACCGAGATCATTTCCTTTCATTGTGCCATACCTCCTTTTTGAGAATACCATGTCGGTGACAAAATTCAACGCAATGGTGTCTGGATTATTTAAACTTGGAAGCTCCTACGAATGGATTGTCACTAAGAAGTCTGGTCGATCATCAGAATCGGATCTCTTGACAGCAGTGGAGAAAGATACAAAGGGTATTACCCTTCCACGGCTGCAGAAGCAAATATCTGAAAGTGAATTGATTGAGCTCAAAATGCAGAATGAACGCCAAGAAAAGGCACCACTTAGTACAAAAAAGGGTAACAAGGTCTACAAGAAAGAGCTGActctttctcttctcctcctcacCGCTGCAACTCGGAGCCTCTTGTCTGCTCAAGGGATTCACTTCTATTTCCTTCTCTTCCAGGGGGTATCATTCCTTTTTGTTGGGCTCGATCTGATTGGAGAACAGATAGATTGA